A genome region from Chelonia mydas isolate rCheMyd1 chromosome 12, rCheMyd1.pri.v2, whole genome shotgun sequence includes the following:
- the LOC114019380 gene encoding protein phosphatase 1 regulatory subunit 3E, whose translation MEKATSLHTSVPTPPPRLYLPRNFSCSACLYGSLAEHCKGDCSPEREGEPSPTPVVREAAAAGEKPQPSRGREPSVPPVPPSPTLRRRAKSLPTPGERGLRPAPQQSPSRRKTVRFADSLGLELISVRHFCEADLPQVPLPLPARAADLLKTRKPPALGELEPVLFGPSPLLEPLFPPQPGASPGFAERVRRHKVKLEWVRAEPAGLRGAVRVLNLAYEKAVSVRYTLNRWVSCAEVAAAYLSPGPADGLTDRFSFHLPAAAAGGTLEFAVRYRVAGTEYWDNNEGLNYQLRGRPRAARAAASPAQEPEGGAWIHFI comes from the coding sequence ATGGAGAAGGCGACCTCGCTGCACACTTCAGTGCCCACGCCTCCCCCTCGGCTCTACCTGCCTCGGAACTTCAGCTGCAGCGCCTGCCTCTATGGCAGCCTGGCCGAGCACTGCAAGGGGGACTGCAGCCCGGAGCGCGAAGGGGAGCCGTCTCCCACGCCGGTGGTCCGAGAAGCGGCAGCCGCGGGGGAGAAGCCCCAGCCTTCTCGCGGCCGGGAGCCCTCGGTGCCTcctgtgccccccagccccacgctgCGCCGGCGAGCCAAGTCGCTGCCCACACCCGGAGAGCGCGGCCTGCGGCCGGCCCCGCAGCAGAGCCCGTCCCGCAGGAAGACGGTGCGCTTCGCCGACTCGCTGGGCCTGGAGCTCATCTCCGTGCGCCACTTCTGCGAAGCCGACCTGCCCCAGGTGCCGCTGCCCCTGCCGGCCCGCGCCGCCGACCTACTCAAGACCCGGAAGCCGCCGGCGCTGGGCGAGCTGGAGCCGGTGCTGTTCGGCCCGTCGCCGCTGCTGGAGCCTCTCTTCCCGCCGCAGCCCGGCGCCAGCCCCGGCTTCGCGGAGCGGGTGCGGCGGCACAAGGTGAAGCTGGAGTGGGTGCGGGCCGAGCCCGCCGGCCTGCGCGGCGCCGTGCGCGTCCTCAACCTGGCCTACGAGAAGGCCGTGTCCGTGCGCTACACGCTCAACCGCTGGGTCAGCTGCGCCGAGGTGGCGGCCGCCTACCTGTCGCCGGGCCCCGCCGACGGCCTGACCGACCGCTTCTCCTTCCACCTGCCGGCGGCGGCCGCGGGGGGCACGCTGGAGTTCGCCGTGCGCTACCGGGTGGCCGGCACCGAGTACTGGGACAACAACGAGGGGCTCAACTACCAGCTGCGGGGCCGCCCGCGCGCCGCTCGGGCCGCCGCCTCCCCGGCCCAGGAGCCCGAGGGCGGCGCCTGGATCCACTTCATCTGA